Proteins encoded in a region of the Vicia villosa cultivar HV-30 ecotype Madison, WI linkage group LG5, Vvil1.0, whole genome shotgun sequence genome:
- the LOC131604233 gene encoding cysteine proteinase inhibitor 1-like — protein sequence MAVNTASTMMKGDELGASLKLRENQLALLGSESSWSPIKNINDPYVIEIARFAVAVYNKLKGEKLEFEKLIKGESHVVAGTKYRLTLSAKSGSSSNNYEAIVWDHPLVYFRNLTSFKRA from the exons ATGGCGGTGAACACAGCGTCGACGATGATGAAGGGAGACGAACTCGGAGCTTCTCTGAAGCTTCGAGAGAATCAGTTAGCGCTTCTTGGAAGCGAGA GCAGTTGGAGTCCCATAAAAAACATCAATGATCCATATGTGATTGAAATCGCCCGGTTCGCAGTCGCAGTGTACAACAAGCTAAAAGGAGAAAAATTGGAGTTTGAGAAACTTATCAAGGGTGAATCACATGTTGTCGCCGGGACCAAATACCGCCTCACTCTTTCTGCCAAAAGTGGTTCATCTTCTAACAATTATGAAGCCATTGTGTGGGATCATCCATTGGTGTACTTTAGGAATCTCACATCCTTTAAACGTGCTTGA